The Candidatus Hydrogenisulfobacillus filiaventi sequence TGACCACGTCGGCATCCACCTCCTGCTGCCGGAAGGCCTCCCAGGTCATCCGGGCCATCTGGGGTGGCGGCGGGTGGTGAAACACGGTGTCGACCCCGATGAAGGGAAGATTAAGGACCCCGCCCAGGCCGGTATCACCGCTACCGAAATCGATGATGCGGGTTCCCAGCAGGTCCTGCCAAACTAGGAACGCCACCACCGGCTCGTACCGGATCAGCCAATCCAGGCGGACAGGGACGTCCGAAAAGAGCGGCAGGATCTGCCGAAATGAGGCCAACTGCATCGTTTTCTCCTCTCTCCTCCCGCCCGTGGGAGGGTCCGTTGCCTTCCCGGCCGCGGAGCTGCCCGGGGGTGTTAGGTCCGGTGCCACCGGCGGCGGGGAGCGGCCGGCCCCTGGGGGGGTTCCGCTTCTAAACGGCTGCCGGGCGGCAGGCGCCGGGCCTGCCGCCAAAGGGCACTCAAACCCAGGCTAGCCGGCAGGTCCAGGTGCACTTCCACCTGCACGGCGTGGGAAGGGATCGCATCACAGTCCCTTCCCGCCAGGCGGACCTGGTCGGGCCGATAGTGGCGGGCAAGGCGGAAGAGGTCGGCGGTCCCGTCTGCCGACGTCCCGGCGTCCAGGATCAGGAGGTCGCCGTCCTCCCAGAGGCGGGTGGCCGCCACCAGGGTCTGATAGGCCGGCAGCAAGGCATTATCGGCCTGCAGCCGGAAGACGATGCGGGACCCCGCACCGCGGGGCCGGGGCGGGGCCAGGCCGGGCAGGGTGGCCAGCCGGGGCAGCCACTTGCGTTGCAGGGCCAGCAGGTTGCGCAGGTCGCGGGCATGGCGCAAGGGGGTGAGGGCTCGGGTGCGGCTCTCGGCATGAATGAGCTGGGCGTCGGCGGCATACCAGACGCGATAGCCCCGCTCGGTGGCGGCCAGGCAGAGGTCGGTGTCCTCGTAGGACAGCAGGAACTGTTCGTCAAACCCGCCCAGCTCCTGAAAGCGTGCCCGTGGCAGCAGCATGCAGGCCCCGGTGACGGCCGGCACCGGTCCCGACACTTGGGTGGGGTCGGGACCGCCGCCCGCCGGCGGCTGGCGGTGGGCCGGCGCCAAGGGCGCCATGCCGGGGGCGTAGAACTCTACCCCGCCGTGCTGCAGGGTGCCGTCGGGGTACCAGAGGCGGGCCCCTACCACCGCTACCCGGGGATCCCGCTCGGCCGCCGCCAGGAGAGGAGTCAGCCAGTCCCCGGTGGTACGGGTGTCGTTATTGAGGAACACCAAGTAACGGCCTCGCGCGTGGGCGGCCCCCAGGTTACAGGCCACGGCGAAGCCGCTGTTGACGGGGACGGCGACCACCGTGACCCAGCTGCCGAAGGCGTCGGCGATGGTGCGGGCGGCAGGGTCGGGTGACCCGTCGTCCACCACGATCACCTCCAGCGCATGGCGGGGCCGCAGGACACGGTCGATATCCTCCAGGCACCGGGCGGTGAGGGCGGCCTGCCCGTACTGAGGGATGATGACCGATACCGCCGGTTCCGGTAGGGCAGGGCGGGTGAGCACCAGGCCGGCACCGGCCGTACGGAGCCCATCCGCCAGCAGGCGCCGGACCTGGCGGCGGAAGTAACCACTTTCCCAGAGATCGGGCGGATTCCCCTCACGGTTCTCGAGGCCGGCGGCCAGGGTCAGG is a genomic window containing:
- a CDS encoding protein of unknown function (Evidence 5 : Unknown function), with amino-acid sequence MPPEAAAARLHMDVRLPGFPLAQWLVARLARELRTRCPELAALPAAGTAPIHLRAAWPPDWSRPPAPGRLVVLQPWGLGPVPDRWLWGAQQADAIWVPLLTAKLAWVQSGLDPRRVQVVPWGLPALTAAAPPARRILFLGPPDAMAGWEDLLASVRGWRVPVYRLDPGDLPDRWPEPPGARPGTRPLAGLRALLHRGGLVVSPHHTASFAYAAALAAAAGLPVLASDWGGPREWDLAPAWRLPGRIALLPPTTGHDLWPLAGAGYTFRPDPEALRNQLADFLARPASWTEAARTRAAALADGHGWETAGEQARLALARLGVCPSPAVSPDPDALDRAARALDTLTAGEDPQRLLEAVEILAAVGDRVSAALLARWLAYRLPPARKGLLTLAAGLENREGNPPDLWESGYFRRQVRRLLADGLRTAGAGLVLTRPALPEPAVSVIIPQYGQAALTARCLEDIDRVLRPRHALEVIVVDDGSPDPAARTIADAFGSWVTVVAVPVNSGFAVACNLGAAHARGRYLVFLNNDTRTTGDWLTPLLAAAERDPRVAVVGARLWYPDGTLQHGGVEFYAPGMAPLAPAHRQPPAGGGPDPTQVSGPVPAVTGACMLLPRARFQELGGFDEQFLLSYEDTDLCLAATERGYRVWYAADAQLIHAESRTRALTPLRHARDLRNLLALQRKWLPRLATLPGLAPPRPRGAGSRIVFRLQADNALLPAYQTLVAATRLWEDGDLLILDAGTSADGTADLFRLARHYRPDQVRLAGRDCDAIPSHAVQVEVHLDLPASLGLSALWRQARRLPPGSRLEAEPPQGPAAPRRRWHRT